tctccggaacattgccaaaattagaaatatcctgtccaggagtgatgctgaaaaactagtccatgcatttgttacttcaaggctggactattgtaattctttactatcaggatgtccacaaaatgcagttaaaagccttcagctgattcaaaatgctgcagcaagagttatgatgaaaattaaaaagagagattatatttctcctattttagcttcccttcattgtctgcctgttaaatccagaatataacttacaattctcctcctcacatataaagcccttaatgatctagctccatcatacatcagagatatgatggttccatacgttcctaacagagcacttcgttctcagactgcaggtttactggtggttcctagagtctctagaagtagaatgggaggcagatcctttagttatcaggctcctctcctgtggaaccagctcccgattttggtccgtgaggcagacaccctgtctacttttaaggctaggcttaaaactttcctttttgataaagcttatagttagagtggcttaggttatcagggagggagccttccaccctccctgttggttggagtaatggggagtcaggtttagcctaaaccagctcagttatggttgaggtgcaaacacaccctccatttctgctacctgtatgaccccttctcttttccaatggttataattagtctgacagagagaggtatcccaatccctgtggtttttagtataacaatgaccatcagtgggacactttgtggggtgccttgagatgacattgttgtaaataagtgccgtttaactaaataatctgaactgaaactatctgtgtagttatgctgctataggcttaggctgctggaggacataacgaccactttcaccctctttgctacattctcacactactctccaattttgcattatttgctgttatttcagtttttaactttgttctctctattctcttcctagaagctacacctggtatggctctgtgtctacctgtgacacctttctggagaggggaatcgtccgagcttctgctggcaacaacttaatgctcaccctttaccgatgatccacatggccctgtctttcagtgtttaaccctttctctctcctagacatggctactgactgagcttctactgtaactaactctatgtgctctctttcatactctaaccttgaaaactggctcagagtttatctgttctttctttctaggtgaaacgactaaaggagctacatccattaacatttacttttccttcccatagaaagtactcctggatcagtgcttctttgttctctttgtgtctctgctctgttctctcaaacccccaggcagatggccgctcacactgagcctggttctggttctgctgggggtttcttcctgttaaaagggagtttttcctctccactgtcgctacatgcatgctcagtatgagggattgctgcaaagtcaacgccagtgactgtccactgtctctacatgctcatccgggaggagtgaatgttgcaggtcactgactggatgcaatctgctgggtttccttagaccgaaaaaccttttatccaatttgaataaataactaactttgactgcactgttcaatggttacgattaattggaatgtatgtacctgactgttatgaagagccttgagacaacatgtgttgtgaattggcgctatataaataaaactgaattgaattgaatttgtattTCAATATATGCTGTTAAACAAACTAATCTTACCTGCCAAAGCGAGTAACCAGCATACCCACAATGAGGGAGCCCAGTAGACCTCCAATAGCAAAGACCGACACCGTGAGAGAGTACATAAGCGTCAGGGTTTCCCCACTGAGTCCTGTTCCATTGCGATTCAAAACAGTTTGGTTGTAAAAGTCCTTTATGTACTGAAAGAGCAAAGTGGCATTAAAGTGGAAGGTTAGTGGTTAAAATGAAATGACAGATtacaaaagacaacaaaaatattgttcacaacaagaaaatggttgaaaaaGTAATATTCTCCTTATAATGTTGACGAAGTGCATGTATAAAATGTACGGTGATTTTATTGTTAGTAAGAATATTTTAGCAAAACAAGTGAAATGTTGctattttgtttgattgagtttGTATTGCTTTGTTGCTAGTGTTTTAATGTCTCTTGTTACATCTAACTCTATGGGCAGCAGCGAGAGTTCTTTATCTTCTATGACCGGGCTACCCTATTTCAGCTAGAAGAACTCAGTCAGGAAAAGCGTTCACAACACTGATGTCAAAAACTCCACTCTGAGATATTGGTGATGTCATGTGGGGTCATGGCAGGGGATATTTCTGTCAACAATAAACTGAAGAGGAAACACGGAACGCAAGGAGGAGCCGAGAAGAGGTTCCACTGCTTGGTCAGCCAAAGAAGGCTGACTCTACCAGTTATACTGCTTGCTAACGTCCATTCTTTGAAGAATTAAATGGATGACCTGCACGCTGGGTTAATCATGGAGAGGTATGTCCAGGACTGCCtaattttgtgtttctgtgaaaCGTGGCTGGGAGAGGACACAACAGACACTGGAGGAATAGACGATCTGGATTATGCTTTCATCGTCCTGGGAGATTTTATTCTCCCAGGATAGGGTCTTGGGTCTCATAAATGGCATTGATGAGTTAGGGTACATGGAACTGGTACAAAATATTGTGGTCTAGAGAGAAGTCAACAACCTCATCCTCAACACAGATCAAGCTTGTGAACTAATAATAGACTTCAGTAAACATGCCCCCTGCCTGCGGCCTCTATACATCAAAGGGAATGAGGTGAGAAGAGGTAATTGCCACAAGTTTCGTGGCTTGCATCCAACATCAACCCTAAGCTGGGCTATGAATACCACACCCACATTGAAAAAGGCACGCCAGTGGCTTAACTACTTCAGATTGCTCAGGAAGGCAGGTGGAGAACATACTTACAACGGGCATCAGGGTCAGGTATGGAAACATCACCCAGGCAGAGAAGAAGGCTCTCCAGAGAGTTGTTAAGACCGCAGAGAAGATCATTAGAACAGATCTTGCAACATTGTACTCCATATTCATACAATGATGCAAGAAAAGAGCACAAAATATAATGAAAGTCAGCAACCATCCAAGGTCACACACTCCTAAGACACGGTTCtaattatcattattaattatcttttatatatatatatatatatatatatatatatatttatatatatgtatatatatatatatatatatatgtatatatatatatgagcccagggcgttcccaggccagccgagagacatagtcccgcCAGCATGTCCTGGctcgtcccctgggccttcacccggtgggatgtgcctgaaACCCCTCTCGAGGGaggcgtccaagaggcatccggtgtagatgcctgagccacctcaactggctcctctcgatgtggaggagcagtggttctactccgagctcctcctggatggccgatcTCCTgaccttatctctaagggagtgcccagccaccatAAGAAGGAAGCTGGTTTTAGCCGCTtctatccaggatctcgttttttcagtcatgacccaaagttcatggccaaaggtgggggtaggaacgtagatcgaccggtaaatcgacagcttcgcttttcggctgagctctctcttcaccacaacggaccagcacagcctTCTCATTACTGccgcagccgcaccgatccgtctgtcaatctcccgctccattcccccctcactcatgaacaagaccccaagacacttgaactcctccacttgaggtagGAACTCCtctctgaagaggacaagccacccttttccggtcgagaaccatggcgaAATCCaccggtccccaaaccagaccccctccggcccttggctgcacctagaaatccggttaataaaagttatgaacaaatCCAGTGagaaagggcagccctgccagagtccaacatgcacagggaacaggttcgacttagtgccggcaatgcggaccaaactcctgctgcgcttgtacagagaccggatggcccctaataaaggaccCCTGACTCTGTCCactcaaagctctcccagaatACATCtctggctgagggctccgccagacgttcccagcagaccctcactatatgcttgggcctgccaagtcggtccggctttctccttttccagcggatccaactcaccaccaggtggcgatcagtggacagcttagcccctctcttcatcagtgtccaaaacatgccgCTGGaggtctgaagacacgacaacaaagtcgattatcgacctcctgcctaaggtgtcctggtgccaagtgcgcTCATAAACACCCTTAtacttgaacatggtgttcattatggacaatccgtgactagcacagaagtccaataataaaacaccactcggattcagatcgggtaggccattcctcccaatcacacctctccagatgtcactgtcgtttcccaatTGGGCCTTAAAATCCCCCAGCAGAAAAACAGAGTCCCTAAGAGAGGCACTATGTAGCACCCTCGACAGGGACACCAGGAAGGCAGGGTACTTCGCACTACCGCTAGGCACGTAGGCCAAAAccacagtcagagacctgtccccaacccgaaggcgcagggatgcaaccctctcatccactggggtaaaccccaacgtgagacagctgagctggggggcaacaagcaaacccaccccagctcgccgcctctccccgcaaGCCCCTCctgagtagaagagagtccagcctctctcgaggagctaggttccagagcccatgctgtgcgtggacgTGAGCCCggctatttctagtcgatatctctcgacctcccgaacaagctcaggctccttacCCCCCAGTGAgctgacattccacgtccctagagcacAGCCGAAGCATCCGGAGATCAGGCCgtcaaggtctccaccttcatcggCTGCACAGTCCTCTTTCCACCGGTCCCTCATAGTTCTCCCTGGAGGTGGTGggtccactgggggatggcctcgcatctcccgttcgggcttggccccgccaggtcctgcgaggagcaacccggccaccaggcgctctccgatgagtcccgaccccaggcctggctccaggctGGGGCCATGGCTCCACCGTACCAGGTGACGTCCCGTGcctcaatatatatatatatatatatatatatatatatatacatatatatggtTTGTTAGAATAATGTAACAAAACTGATTGAAATAGAACAGAAAATCATTGAAGACCAGTGTGAATTATGAAGGCATCAAGAGCCAGCCTTTCCACCATTGTCCTAAAATGCAACAGAATGCGGAGGAAGCAACTATACCCTTTAACCTGAAAATCTCCTTTAGGCCATGGAACTGGCCTGTAATATATACGCGAAAGGGCATGCGAAGCATGGATTCGGCATACCAGGAGTATTTCCCAAGCTTCCTGACCACGGAGACAATGGATGGTTTCAAGAAATGTGTCTTGGCAATTGAGAAAACCGCCAGTGTGTACCAGCTCACCACAGAAGGGCACCACGTTTtcacaagaaaatgaaacattggTTCTTGAAAACCAGGTCTTTGActatccatttgaacaacacagCTGTTAGTTCAactctaggatttccttctttcactggtacattgccaaaattagaaatatcctgtccaggagtgacgctgaaaaactagtccatgcatttgttacttgaaggctggactattgtaattctttactatcagaatgtccacaaaatgcagttaaaagtcttcagctgattcaaaatgctgcagcaagagttctgatgaaaatgaaaaagagagatCTTATTTCTCCCATTTTGGCTTCCCCTTATTGCAGGGGTATTCAACTAAAACCTGAAAAGGTCCAGTTAGAGAAAATTTGTTTAAGAAAGGGTCCGGAAGATTATATAATTTAACTAttcaatataatatatatttaagtATCCTTGTAGCTGTCTCATCATCTGTATATGATCAATACCTTACACTCAATTCACTCCGACTCATAGAatgttttcagtatttattgTTATATTGTGACATATCATGGAACTGAACATATGTATAACTGCCCATATGTgcaattttctttcattagCTAAATAAATTTGAgctacatttgcaaataagacaATATTAATGACATGATAACTTCATTTTAAgtgttaaattcagaatatgaaaaaaaaaactaaaacaaagagctggcattttctctttttgtgttaCATCAACAATCTCAACAGATTTACAGATAAGAAATTTCAACAACTTTAGAAGcttattttcttcatcttttgtgTTGAGTTTCCCACTTTTTTGCTCAGTGAGAAAACTGAGCTCGAGCTTCCCCTGCTAGAACTTTAAACCTAGGCTTGAATGGAGTCAAAGCCATTCTCATGCACATATGGAGGTGTTCATTAGTGAGTCTTGAACGGCATTTAGTTTTGATAATGTCCATTGCAGAAAAAGCTGCTTCACAGTTGTGTGTGGAGCCAAACATGGTCAGGATGTATATGGCTACTTTCTTTAGACCTGAGAAGGTTGTTTCAGGGACCATTTGAAGCCAGAAAGAGGGAGGGTCAGTTCTTTCAAACTGTTCTTTCAGGGCCACATCTGCTTGGAGATTAATCAACTGCATCTGGAGAGGCCCATGATCTACCCATTTAAGGAGCTGTGCCACTTCCTTCGAGAACCTCTTGACATCTGTGATGAGAAATGGGTTCTGAATGAACAAGTTGAGCTGTGGTCCAAAGTTGAAGCTGTCAAAACGGTTTCTGAAGTTTATAATCAGCTTATCAATAAAATCAACAAAGAAAGACACTTCTCGCTccccctgaacctgttcttgtAGTGCTGGGAAGTGGGCACACTCTCCCTGCAGGTCTTCCTTGAACACCTCAAGCTTCCTCTGAAAGGAGCGGACGGCTGTCATCAGCTCAGAGACAGAATTGTCCTTGCTCTGTAGTCTCAAATTTAGTTCATTCAGATGGGAGGTAACATCAACCAAAAAGGCCACATTGTCCAtgtatttcttattttctaAAAAGTGAGAAAACTGTTTTGCCTTGTGACTTCTAAGCTCTGCCAAAAAAGATGCAACTTCCTTCCTAAAGGACCAAAAGCGTGCTAATACCCTTCCTTTGCTGAGATATCTCACATTATTGTGGAGCAAATGATCATCAGCATCAGCATTAACTTCTTTGAGGAATTCTCTTAGCATGCGATGCTGGTAGGATGAGGATGCCCTgagaaaatgtatcattttcatCTTTATATTCATCACCTCAGCATACTCATCTGACAGGGATGTGTAGAGGACAGACTGGTGAATGATGCAATGGTATGTTACTAGATCTGGATTGgcctctttcagtcttgcaacAGCTCCTTTTTCTCTCCCTATCATAGCAGGAGCTCCATCTGTGGTTATGGAAACTATTTTCTTTGGCTCCATTCCTCTTTCAGTTAACATCTTCTTAATGGTCAGGTAGATGTCCTCTCCTCTTGTACTGGTCTGAAGGGGAGTGACACCTAGCAAGtcttcacagaatattttctggtCTATGTTGAAAAACCTGACATAAATTAACAGCTGAGCGTTGTCACAAATGTCAAGTGGACTCATCCACAGCTAAACCTACACATGGCGCTTTGCGCATGGCTTCATCTAACTGAGATAGCACATACTGGGTCAATATTTCACCTCTTTTTGTTGCAGATGAGGCTGATAGAggtatttgctttattttatcacacagctcttgtttttgtttcccttCAAGTAGTGTTTCAGCTACTGCACTCATGCATTCTTTGACCCCTGCCTCAGTAAATGCTTTTTTGTGTTGACCCAAAATCCAAGCAACTCTGAGGGAACATTCATGAACTCGTTGTTGGGCAGTGAAAGTGTGGCTCAGGATCCTGGTGGACTGCTCATACTGGGCTCTCAGATAACTTATTTTTTGTGCTCTTACTTCAGATTTGACTGGGTGTGTATGttcaaaacatttatgttttgtcTCATAATGACGTTTCACATTGGCACTTTTAACAAGTGCTACGGTTTCTGAACATATGAGACACACTGGTTTAGTGCTTCCAGCGGGaaggatgaataaaaatgagtcTGTCCATTCCGGATTAAAGATCCTATTTTCACtgtccacttttcttttttagaaagCGCCATCTGTTCCTTATCTTTCCGTTTCTCTGCCCCACCCGTCTCGTTCAGCTCTCTGTAGCACTGTCCTGACTTCCTTTCTCTGGGGCACTCATTACTCtccctttcttttttctcaccAGTCTCGTTCAACTCTCTCCAGTGCTGTTGTGTCTCTTTCTCTACTTTCTAAGACGTGGCTGTCTGTATCTCCTCAACTGTCGTGTGTCACTTTGCCTCCTTCTCATCTgacttctctgcacttcctgcAGTCACAATATTTACCGCCAGGAATGCACAGACTTGTTTGGCTGAGAGCTATCACGTGGTGTGGCTTAACTGTCATGCAATTGGTCTGTCCTTTTCCGTACACACTAAGACGCTACCGTGAAGTCTATAAAAGCGACGCAAGTTAAAATAAAAGCGCCCGTCAAGTTTTAAATATTACCCCTTTGATTTTCTGTAGGTATGGGTCCGGATGGGACAGCTTCTGGGTCCAGCCCCGGACCGCGGTCCGCCAGTTAATGACCTGTGCTTTATTGggtccctgttaaatccagagtagaatttaaaattctccttctcacatataaagcccttaatgatctagctccatcatacatcagagatctgattgttccatatattactaacagagcacttcgttctcagactgcaggtttactggtggttcctagagtctctagaagtagaatgggaggcagatcctttagttatcaggctcctctcctgtggaaccagctcccggttttggtccgtgaggcagacaccctgtctacttttaaggctaggcttaaaactttccttttgataaagcttatagttagtggcttaggttatcctgagctatctctgtagttatgctgctataggcttagactgctggaggacatattgaccactttcactttctctgctacattctcatactactctctaattttgcattatttgctgttgcttcagcttttaactctatgttctccctgagttttttctctttctagaagctgcATCTGGCCTGGGTCTGTGtatagctgtggcaccttcctgacGGGTGACATTGGCGGagttgctgctgccaacaacttaatgcttacCTAATGCAgatttgactgaattgactttataaagtgccttgagacgacatgtgtggTGAATTGGTgccttataaataaaactgaattgtttGATAGGATtctttggaatgtatgtaccaaacttgaaatctgtatgatttgattatattgactttgtaaagtgccttctGACGACACACTGCAGTTTGAAGTGACCCAAATCAGATGTTTTTGCCCTTATGCGACCTGTATCCAAACTTTTCATGACAGTCTGAACGACACAGATCCGATTTTTTCAAATGCGTGCCATGCCACTTGTATATGTGGTCCTAAATCCGATATGTATCTGGTCTTTTCAAATGCAACCTGCGTCTGTCCTGCCAGGTCGCATTCATCCGACCTGTATGTCATTGAACAACCATGGCGGACGTGGCTCACTTTCTTTTCGATCTTCTTAAAAATATTGCATTGTTAATGTACTTAAAAATCGCAAGATACAGTCCCACATTTCCATCCAAATTTACTTCCGCAAACACTAAGCATGCTCGCTACCTGTGACGTCATTGCATCGTCTACTGCGTATGCGGGACACTTAAGTTGTGTGAATGCAGTTCACACAGGAGATCACTACAAGTCATATATATTTGGAAATGAGAACGACCATGcaaaaaaattggattttataaaaaaatcggaattgagcattaagagctgcagtgtgaacgtagccttagTGAAGGCTAGTGGTTTTACCCCAGTGCCTCTAGTGACAGAGCAAAGTATTAAGgggaataaactaaaatatacAGGGAACAAAACATAAGTAAGCAGCTAAACCTGAAGGGATGAAATAATATGGCAAGACCTTTTCAACAACAAGATAGTCAGAGATTGCATATGTCTGCCACCCAACGTAAGATCACGGACAAAACAGATTCTTACTGGTGAAGTGAGCTACTCAGTGaaagaacaaaaatgttcaactcTACACTTTCTGGCGCTTGTATGATATTTGATTTCTTTGACCAGGAAAACATACTACCAGCACTTAGATTTACATTTATCTCACTATTAAGTCAAAAGTTAACACAGAACCAGAAGAGCTTCATCTAGAGTTTGGGGTTAGTTGTACATCTCTAGGTTTATTTGTTACCttgcaaaacaaattttctaTTGGCCCTATATTTTTCCATAGGCTTAATCACAAGATGGAATTCTGCTGCAATCATCAAGAAACTTTGACATATGATAGGACACATGAGtaataaataaagttaatcCCTTGTCTTTGTGGAGTTAgatacaaaaatgtaaaaaatggcCCTATCCCTTAATGTAAAGAATCTTTTAAAGGAGTCCTTCATCTGGATTGTGATCCAGATCACCCCAAAAATATAATGGATTCTTCCCTGTACAGGGAAAGAATCTTCAACCAAAGCTATACACCTGGGTCTGACGGTAGAACAAGGAGAATATACAACTGAAAGGACAATATGAGCGAGCTACATGGCTGATAGCACAGTCTGTTACAGCACAACAGCAAGCATATGAGTGTTCACTGCTTAAAATGTTCAGACCCCAaaagtgtttggatgatggaggtAGTGGACATCCTACTATTTTAGTTGGCAACCCCTGCCGTAGGACCTTCAATATAATCTCAGCCTTCCCTGTTGCATTTCCACCAAGACCCAAGGGACCATTTTCCCACCATGGTCCTTGGTGCTTACATGCTTTGCGTTAATGATTAAATATATCCCTGTTTCAACACATCTTCAGACTACTGGACATCTTGTGAGAAGTTCTGCAGTGGCCCCATTCTCCAGTTCTTGTAATAAACGAGTAACAtcagaaaacatctgaaacatgcCGACCAGGGGGCCTCAAGGAACAGAATACTGGTTAATATATAGAATAGACCATGTAGTTTGCTGTGACCTGATTCACTTTAATCTGTTTTgaggttttggttttctttggtgtttgtgtgctcaccatttttttgttgtgtatttATGTTCTTCAGTTCTTGCCATATTAagttcatttctctgtgttAATTATTACATTTGCTAAGGAcagaatgttttcatttaagtgtctgtcttcttttgtctgtatttctttctttctgtaataTTCTTGATGGCAGCTGAGAAGGTCAAGCAAACGTTTggatcaggtgtgctggagcagagacacaactgaaacaaagaacagtgggccctgaggaccagggtttaAGAAACACTGCATGGAGAAGCACCAATAAACAATAGAAGTGTTGACAATCTAACTCTGCATTCCAGTTATACATGGAAAATTAATTGCAACTCAAAACAGATCAGTTAGATAACTGGAAATCACACTTTAAAACTGCTTAAACTCTTTGCTGTGTTTAAATGTGGATAATGCTAATGAGTATAGTGTTATTGTCAATTATTGGTCACAGTCTGGTCACTGGGTAACTTAATTAGCACATTCCATTGGATTTGTGATCTGCTGCTGAAACACTTTTAAGCTAGGTGTAACAT
This genomic stretch from Girardinichthys multiradiatus isolate DD_20200921_A chromosome 22, DD_fGirMul_XY1, whole genome shotgun sequence harbors:
- the slc2a15a gene encoding solute carrier family 2 member 15a isoform X2, with the protein product MSPLDICDNAQLLIYVRFFNIDQKIFCEDLLGVTPLQTSTRGEDIYLTIKKMLTERGMEPKKIVSITTDGAPAMIGREKGAVARLKEANPDLVTYHCIIHQSVLYTSLSDEYAEVMNIKMKMIHFLRASSSYQHRMLREFLKEVNADADDHLLHNNVRYLSKGRVLARFWSFRKEVASFLAELRSHKAKQFSHFLENKKYMDNVAFLVDVTSHLNELNLRLQSKDNSVSELMTAVRSFQRKLEVFKEDLQGECAHFPALQEQVQGEREVSFFVDFIDKLIINFRNRFDSFNFGPQLNLFIQNPFLITDVKRFSKEVAQLLKWVDHGPLQMQLINLQADVALKEQFERTDPPSFWLQMVPETTFSGLKKVAIYILTMFGSTHNCEAAFSAMDIIKTKCRSRLTNEHLHMCMRMALTPFKPRFKVLAGEARAQFSH